The Solanum pennellii chromosome 11, SPENNV200 sequence TGCTGATAATGCATTGGATTGTTTGCTGGCTCCGTTTGAACGTGagttatgttgatattaaattatataaaaataatatatattatatttattatattggaTTGTTTGATGGCTCAGTTGGATTGTGTTGTGCACGGACCCAATATGTgattttgagtattttttacATGTTTGAATCCAAATTAAAAAGATACATGCAAGGAAATATTCTGAACTTATTGATATTGAAtagataaaaatgaaatataaatttacGGATCTTGATAAATGTTACAATCAAGCTCGAAATGTAAATTTTCTAGAGCAACATTGAATAggaatctaattaattaaagaatcTCTATATTCTTTAAGTGgtataaaatatattcttaaataaaatcgaatactcaaaacaaaaccttaATCCGATAAACAGTTTTCTTCATCTATACGTTTCTTCATTGTTTAGCTTTTATCAATCTGTAACCAAAAGTTTACAGCTTTTAGTCAGGTAAATGGTTGACAAATATTATTGGACCAACTTCTAGTAAAATCAACCAGAGCAATGAGGAAATAACTTTCATATTTACAAGTAGGTATACAtccccaaaaattttaaagaacaAATGACTTATTCGATGATATAACTTTATTGTgttcttatctttattttttctatttggtCAACTCGTATTTAACCAACTTGGTTTTTTAGAAAGACAAAGAatggattttaaaaataattcacaaCTAAACTACAAATGGCTCAAATAGCAGACGAAATAAGAATAGAATCAATAGCATTTTGATCACAATAATAACTTGtacttctatttttaattagaatacCAGTTATTATAGAATTAATTACCTAAATGATCATTCAAGTTCACCCGCACTTCTTCTTAATTGGAATGAACTCACTCATCCATTACACtgtttcttttaaaaatcaaaatagcTATGAAGATCTCTTTCATAAAAGAAAAGGGTGATAtagaaaaaaatctttttaagtaagttaatattttaaatggtcaCTCAATTTTCATTATAGTTTTCTTAGAAAGTCATTCAACGCAGAATAGTTTACTtgaaaagtcactcaactttattttataacttaaaagtcacttaattataagtattttattaagaaagtcactcaactatgatATTTTACGTAGAAAGTCACTTgactaatttaaatatttttaaattaaattttattaaaatacaatttttgttttaaacttattttacaaattaaaaagatgcccttaattattttattaaatttttttaaatatacatgtttttgaactattttttaaaaaaaatattaataaaattaattgaaatgaaAGCAAGTCAAAATAGAAAAACAGAAATGATGACAGAGAGTTCTTGAATAGAGGCCACATATACATACATTGATGCAGTGGCTCTTGAATTTTACGATAggcaatatatatattagacctttaatttgactttaaattttaactttaatctTTAACTTTCATAATACACAAACAAgtactttaactatccaacttttatataaataaacacatgacataatacacataggacaaaaaatgacatatagGATGACacgtaggacatgtgtgtctatttgttcaattttatacaaatttaagtgtctacttgtgcacacccaaagttaaaGGATATACATGTGATGCGAAATTAAGTTAAaggacatatttatatattatgctttTACAATAAATAAcacattaaaattttatctagcTTGAAAAGTCTAAATTACCCTTAAATTGGAATATATTGGCCTTAAAGCATACATGTTGATCACTTTTAAATCTCATTCTTCTACTGTGGTAGAAAAtataaatcattaataaaaaataaagtgatatTGTGATTTGTGTCatttaatatctaattttttgtttaaataatgTAGATGTGGAATGATATTGAAGACAATATTATGAATGGTGAAGATATAAAGCAAATTTGAGATTTGAAACTTTGAATGTCACGATACTTACAATTGGAATATGTTAAAAGAAACATGTCAAACGAAGCTGACCAGTTTATAGCACTGCTGAAGAATTAGAGTCGCGCTAAAATTAGACTATCTATGTTAATTAGGATTATATTTCGTCtagaattatattatgatttacaACTAGGATTAGATCATTTATAattatagtagtaataatatGTATTGTTCTATAAtcctaaattataatataattctaaacgaaatataatcctaattaacataaatagtCTAATTCTAGCGCGACTCTAATTCTTTAACAATGCTGTAAACTCGCTAGTCAGCTTCGTTAGACATGTTCCAATCATAagcttccttcttcttcaacaccAAGTATCAACGATTTTGAACTATAACATTTATGTAACTTGAGTTTAAACCATTAATTGAGATTTGTTATTCCTTTGGATGACATGatcaatatttatacattttcgTATATATATGCATACAAATGTAAATATATATCGAATTTCAATCGaacatttaaatatcataacatTCACTTCAATCTAAATAAATTCGCATATATCGGTCGAGATAAAGCTGGCTAGCCAACCATCATTGTTGGTGGCTAACCTATGACCATATAATTGGGCGTTGAAAATAGTATTTGAATTGTATTTAAAAATTCACATAACTAATACATattattcaataataataattgtccaTATATAACTTTAAGCGACTACGAAACGATGCTAAAATCATCTTAATCCAACGGTTCATATTCAAAGTCCTCATGATCCCTAAACAGTGGCCTTTAACAGCTCCATTGAGCATCTTCTCGTAGCTGCTTTTTTTATCCACAACATCTTTTTAAGctttcttcaatttcatcaaagATTTTAACTTTATACTCAAATTGTGTCAGCATAATAATGGcttcaattcaaaattcaatgGTTTTTTCTCATTTGAGGTGAGTTTTCTTGAACaccccttttctttttattgctTGAAAATAGCAAGATCACTAGAAATTTGGTTAATTTTTGCCATTTTCTCTGACCCCATTTCATTTTAGTTTCCAGAATTTTGTAAAGTTTGTTCCTTTTTAGGTTGTGTGTAGTGGATTTTAGGAACATCTTAGACGTTATTTTGGGGTATGTGAAAATTTGCTTGCTTTGGGTAGTGTGCTTCTGTAGAAAATTGTGATTAAAAAGTTGGAatcttttggggtgtgagtttaAGATTTAGGGAATTACTTCTTCCGTCCCATTTTAAGTGTCACTTTAGCTCTTTTCaaactcattaaaaaaataaataatgtttagTGTAGTGCTTATGTAGAAAATTGTGATTAAAAAAGGTGGAGTATTTTGGGATGTGAGTACAAGATTAGTGAAATGCTCATTCCGTCCCATTTGAAGTGTCACTTTAGCTCTTTTCACGCCCATTAAGAAAAACAATGTATAGTGTAGTGTTAAGAAGAACTATACTTTGATGCTAAAGGGTATAGTTGGAAATAATTGACAACTTTAGTCTGGAATTCCTAAAGCAACAATTCTTTTGAGCTAAAGCGACAGTTAAAATGGGACGGAGGCAAACAAAATTATGTATGCTATTGAATAAAATAAGAGGAtaagatttatttgtttattgaaGTAGACATGGTTTGAATGTAATATAACAGGAATTCTCTATAATTCTATAATGCTGTAAGTATTCTCTGAGCTGTTGTTGATGcaaattataaatgaaaatcttgtttttatattgttttgttAATGTTATCAAAGCAATATTTGTAGAAAAGCTTCAAAGGTCTCTTGGGTTTTGAGCGCAAAGTGTAGTTAAAAGCGCCTTAGTGTAGAAAGGCGCGAACGTATTATGTGTGcgtgtgtatatacatataagTTATTAGACTTGATTATTGCCTTGAATCTTACACTTAAGCGCTGATTAAGCTAAGCAAAGCGCCAATCCCATGTTGTACAGAGCTTTCTTAAATTGATCTTCTTTTACAATGAAAAAAGAGACCCCTGAATGAACATATCTATATAACTGAGGACAATTTATCTCATCAGAAATCCCAAACTTGCATTCTCTGACTGATCATTGCAACTTTTAGCTCCAATAGTTTTTCCCGTTACCcttgtgcgcacccaaagggtagcagCTGCGTGTTCTCCTgtcataataaaaaattttcccCGTTACATTGTTTTATGTGGTGCTTATATGGAAATTGTTgtttttacttgatgaatgaagaaaagTAATAGTTTCATAAGTTACCCTTCGGGATGAcccagtggtttgagcttgggacttccatgttggaggtctcaattTCGAAACCCCTAGCCAGCGAAAGCAAGGAATTTGCCTTCTGGGTTGAGCTCAGCCTGGTGCGGGTTACCtttcctatgtggtttgcgagctattacATAGGATTggggttttaccctgtgcgcacccaaaagggtagcggctgcggaTTTCCCTTGtcgacaaaaaaaaaaaaagtaatagttTCATAAGTTGCTTTGGAATGTTTGGACTTGACTAGTCAATTTATGAGCATATATTGTTATGGATGAAGTTACACGAATGGGTGTCTCTTCCTAGAAGTTGAATATTTCAGCTCATATAACAATTCAAGCATTTTACTCCTCTTGCTTGCCATCTTGTCTTCTAATATAAGGCTTAACGCGTAATTGTTTTTCATGTTCTCTTTCTTATTAGATCCGACCATGGTCTGTATTTCATCAATCCAACAACGACAAACTATAAATCAGATTTGTCCTCGCTAAGTTTTGCTAGAAAGTTTCCCTTCAGCTTCAAAAGTGGAAGAGGATTACTACGGGCTACATTATTATCAGGAGAAGATGATATTTTGTCTTGTTTTAACAACCAAGGTGCAGAAAGAGGTTCTTTTGTTAATCATGGAGCCGAACAAACTATAATTAAGCAACAACCTGGTGAAACAGCTTTTGAAACACCTGCTACCGTAATAACTCCAAACAGTGGGTTTCTCTCTGGTGTTGATGAATTTGACTTGGATCATGCCGTTGAAGGATTCTCTTCTATTCCGGAAGCTATTGATGATATTCGTCAGGGCAAGGTTTGTTTTCTCCTAAGATGGGGACTTCTTTTGTTGTGTACATTTTCTAAGTTTCATACAAGTCGAAACTTGTATTTCGTTTCTTTTAGTAATTTGGAAAAAGACTTGCAGATGGTAATTGTCGTAGATGATGAAGACCGAGAAAATGAGGGTGATTTAATAATGGCAGCACAACTGGTGACACCTGAAGCAATGGCCTTCATTGTAAAACATGGAACTGGAATTGTGTGCGTTAGTATGAAAGGTGAAGATCTAGACAGGCTTCAACTTCCACTAATGGTGCCACCAAAGGAAAATGAGGAGAAACTCAGTACTGCTTTCACTGTGTCTGTGGTATGTCCACTAATTTTCTTTATACACCTAGACTATGTCGCTTGAACTCTTCAGAAACGTAATAGTGCGTGTCtgatcctccaaaagtagtgcatttttggaggatctgTCATGGGTGTGACAACAATTTTGGAGAGTCAGAGCAACTTAGCTTCTAGAAGCTACTATTCGGCTtgagaacttttttttttttttactgtaGATCATGATTAGATTCCTCAAGACAGATCTTATGTAAAAATGAGATGCGGATTGTGTGTGGTGATATTCATTAGGATCTATTGTTGCCCTTGAGCTGGTCCAAAAACAATTCTTGTCATATATCCATATTGGATACATAATAGAGAAAATCATCGATAGGTTTTGTTGAGTATATTTGTGATCCGAACTGCCTTTTCTATGCAAGAGGATTGATTGATCTCAGAAGTGAATATCTATCTGAAAGGGATTACTTTGAGGCACACATACATCAAGAAACATACCCAGTATAATCCAACAATGTGGGGTCTGAGGAGGGTAGAGAAGCAGTTTCAgatagaccctcggctcaaggagagaagaaaaagaagcagTAATAACAAACAGTAACAACAACAGGATAGTAAGATAAACAAAGTGAAAGAAACAATCAGGTAATTCTAGCGATCAAAGAATAAGCAAACATAGAACGAATACTAATACTCCTTATACCGTAAGGATATACACTCTGCAACCTACTAACCCTCTACCCTGATACTCGTTTCTACACCTTCCTATCAAGGAGAAACAcacatacatcatattcattttATTGGCTTGCTAGGACAAAACCTAGGGGATCTCCTATTTAACTACCTTCATCCACATTTGTTACAACTCTCTTTTAATGTTTGCTTAAGTGCCTAATGCCAACACCCATCTGAGCTAAGTCTTGTGCACTAAACTTTTCTTCAATATGTCAAATAGGTATGGAACTTGATCAGGGGCTCACAGTTTGTGCATAAGCATTTTAAGAGATTTTCTCAATCTATTGTTCATAGTCCTTCAAATAATGATCGAGAGGAGTTGTTTTTCCAATCATATCACTTTGCTTTTGAGCCGTCAAAAAAACTTTTGTTGACTTGTCATGACTGATATTTGTAATTTGGTTGGAATCGCTCTGTGTTCAGAAGTCGAGCATATACTATTAGGACATGTTGCTCTGACAGTTGTTTAGTGCCCACAACTCAAATATTCTCAGCCATTGACACCAATTAGTTGGATCTGATAGGATGCAAAATATGGTACCACAACAGGTGTATCTGCACATGATAGGGCAAAAACAGTTTTGGCTCTAGCATCTGCTGATTCAAAACCCGAGGATTTCAACCGACCTGGACACATTTTCCCACTCAAGTATAGAGAAGGAGGGGTGCTAAAAAGAGCTGGCCATACTGAAGCTTCCGTTGATCTTGCTGTATTGGCTGGGCTGGATCCTGTTGCTGTTCTTTGTGAAATTGTGGATGATGATGGTTCCATGGCCAGGTTGCCTAGGCTTCGTCAATTTGCTGAGGCTGAGAACTTAAAGATTGTATCCATTGCCGATTTGATCAGGTAACGACTTAGATAAATGTATAATAGCATTAACAGCTTTCACAGTTTTAACACTAATAATCCTCTGCATAACATCCCTCTGACATGTCAAAGAGGAAATTGATGATTCTTTTAGATGCTGCTGATTTAGAGAAATGGATGCATTTCAAAAAAGTTAAATTCAAATGAGATTGTACTCATGAAGGCAACCTAAAATCCTTATTATTAATATTCTGGTTAATAACATATCAGCTCGTCCAAGCAACCTCCAACCATcaaaaaaagtgaaaagaaaacCCCCGTCAAGGAAGAATGACACAATTCAAAGCACAAGGGTCAACCAGTCtgattttcaaagttaattCTGGACATCGGTTTATTGGTTCGTTTCCCCGAAAACAACTAGAATATTCCAGAAttttgcaaaaagaaaaagttctttaaaaactttttagGAAAATCGCTCTTTAGGAAAAAGTGGTATCTGTCCTAGTAGTGATCGTCTTATAGTTGTAGATTTGACTGAAGGTACTGTCTTATAAAATGGGACGAAGGGGAGTACCCATTATTGCAAGTTGTAATCCCTTTAGCAAGATAGAAAATGGATAACTCTCACGTGCTCCTTTAGTATGAAAGACACTGTTTTCCTTATTGCTTGGTGTTTAGTTATGCCAATTCTTTTAGAATTCCGAGTGGATGAGAATTGCTCTGATTGTCATTTCCCTTTGCAGAGTTACATAAAATGGGTCTTTCTAATGTCAGGATTGGCTTATCCTCAATTGCATGATTCTGAATCTGACTTATATTATGAGTTGACAACATTCATTCTGCACAGATGTCAACATGAGCAATGACAAACATGGTTGAAAGGACAATATGATGGTTTTTGAATTGGGCAAATCGAATAGGCTTTGTAGGTCATGCATAAACTGGACAAGTCTAAACCTTTCCAGTTTCCTGAAGTATACTAGTAGTTGTTCTTAAGATAACAAGACTAACCACTTGTTCATGAATATCTACTTTCAGAGAGTACTTTGTAAAGCCAACTATTACTTATTTGTGTCCCTATTAGTCTTGCGTCAAATGAGAAGAAGTATGACCTCTGTATCCTTTGGCAGGTATAGAAGGAAAAGAGAGAAACTGGTGGATCTCGCTGCTGCTGCACCTATACCAACAACGTGGGGACCTTTTAAAGCGTACTGTTTTAAGTCTGTCTTGGACGGAATTGAACATATTGCCATGGTCAAAGTAAGCAAAGTTGTGATCAGAGGGCTGAATAAActtacttctttcatattctatGTGGATATATCTCTCTTTAGATGATGATTACCcttaactcaaaaaaaatatctctCTTTAGATGATCTTGTAGTTCTGACCATAATCACTAACTTTTTCTATAATTCCGTCTACTCCATTTCTTTAACTAGTCTtggaaaaaattgtaattttgtgAATACATGATTTGTTTAAATAGGGAGTGTCCGTCTAATTATTCTTGACAATCATGACAAGGTTCTATTTCAATAGGGTGATATCGGAGATGGGAAAGATGTCCTTGTCAGAGTGCACTCGGAGTGTCTCACTGGTGACATATTTGGGTCAGCCCGATGTGACTGTGGTAAGCAGTTAGCGCTTGCAATGAACCAAATTGAACAAGCTGGAAGGGGTGTATTAGTATATCTCCGCGGGCATGAAGGAAGGGGAATAGGTTTGGGACATAAACTTCGTGCTTACATCCTGCAAGATGATGGGCATGACACGGTTGAAGCTAATGAAGAGCTGGGACTACCAGTTGATTCACGCGAGTATGGCATTGGTGCGCAGGTATTGTCTGCAAAGCTAGTTATCGTTTTTCTTGATTGTAAAACTAAACTTTTAACATCTTTATCAGTCCTTCTTGATCTTAGTGTTTCTTTAACAAGGTTTGATCATATATATACAGCGTGTGTGTGCGGGAGATATGCAATTGCCCTTTATATTTCTATAGTAAATTGTTGATTTGATCCCTGAGCTATTAGCTCGTAAATATTTTGTTCCTTCAATGATATATATAGCATTTCCGAATCTGCAACAATTGTCGTCTAGTAGTGAAACAAATGTGAGTTTCTTGAGGTATATCTTAATAGCaacttcccttaatcctcataTGGAACTTCTCTTTCCAttttacaacaacatacccaatgcAATCCCTGTCTGGGGAGTGGGGAGGGTAGAGTATACGCAGATCTTATCTCCCTACTTTGGGAGGTGATAGGTTGGTATTGATACACCCTCGGCTCATTTCTTTCGATTTTCTGTTTGTGTTTCTGTTAACTTCAACAACTGAACATTAACCTATTGATTTGATTTCAGATACTACGAGATTTGGGTGTTCGTACAATGAAACTGATGACAAACAACCCCGCGAAGTATGTTGGGCTCAAAGGATATGGTCTGGCAATTTCAGGTAGAGTTCCCCTGTTGGCTCCTATAACTAGAGAAAATAAGAGGTACTTAGAGACCAAACGCGTGAAATTGGGGCACATATATGACTCCAACGACGATGCCAATGGCCACGTTAATAGTTCTGAAGTTGATAGAACGAGCCACGATGAGTTACGTGACAACACTGACTGAAAATCGTCTGAACAACCGCAGTGAAAAAACTGTTTTGAGCATTTCCTGGTAGCATGTTCCAAACATTTTTTTAGCTCTGTTGGATAAAtgtactttttttcttcttcttttgctcATGTAGAAGAGTTCAAAGGGGAAGTGATTACAAAAGTTTTGAAGAAACATTTGTGTTGTTGGTGAAGTTAATCTCAACTTGTTTGGGATCGAGTGGTAGTTAATTGAATAAAACTCTCTACAAACGGTCCATTTTCAACGTCAAATAGCCTCAAAGCAGGCAAATTTcccattttatcgattttcgtgtgctatagtccatcatcttttttggtgattcgaAATTTCGAGatgatttttgcaaaaaatttacATGGGCGTTCTTTAAGATCTTATATATGGAGTCGGTTGGTCATCAAGGCCAAaacggcccattttcaaggtcaaacgagtccagAGCAAACAAATTcctattttgccgattttcgtgtgctatagtccaccatcttttttggtaatTCGAAATTTCGAGatgatttttgccaaaaattcataatgagaAGACGTATCGAATTAAATAGCAACCACtctgtaaaatttatttttaagttttgacGACACATTTTTGTCACACAAGACATTGGATGTGAGCCTGTATTGTGGCGGTGATCGTATCTTTGGTAGTTCTTGCGATTGAGTTGGTTGGCTGTCTGAATTTTCACAATATTGGTGAGGGCTCGATTCTCTGTCTAGTAATTCTCTCCCTCTATCAACTCACAtgttacaaataaaatatttaagttaaaacTACAAGATCTAAAAATCTCTTGGTGATTGTATCATGGTAGTTCTTACGATTGACTTTTCCATTGTTGGTATTATGTCGACACCTCATCAACTTGGTTGAGTATCTGAATTTTCACCATATTGATGACTGGTGAGGGCTCGACTCTCATCTATATTATTTTGAACATAGGataataataagtaatatattatgatttatgtgaTGTTATCTTATTGCACacgattttttttaaagaaaaattatgatCTAAAATATATCGTGACATTGTtattataaagtattttttaatataagaatataattattttaaaaaatgaaaagtatgtCAGGATACCCTAccttttaatgattaattactTGAATTATTATGGGATTTGATTCACCTATAATTCTTTTTGTACGGCATAtggtatttaaattttttaaaaaatattttaactttaaccgcTAGCATAATAttcttttcctttaatttgTATTACAACTAGTTCACAAAATGTATAATCACCTCTTTATGTTCAAATTCcatagttatttatttatttagttttatccTTCAAAATTCACTTATCCAAATATTTTAAACTCACACCACAAaatcatttttgcaaaaaaaaatttcccatAATTCTACTAAGCTATTAGAAGATATCTAACGTCTATACAA is a genomic window containing:
- the LOC107004837 gene encoding bifunctional riboflavin biosynthesis protein RIBA 1, chloroplastic-like, whose translation is MASIQNSMVFSHLRSDHGLYFINPTTTNYKSDLSSLSFARKFPFSFKSGRGLLRATLLSGEDDILSCFNNQGAERGSFVNHGAEQTIIKQQPGETAFETPATVITPNSGFLSGVDEFDLDHAVEGFSSIPEAIDDIRQGKMVIVVDDEDRENEGDLIMAAQLVTPEAMAFIVKHGTGIVCVSMKGEDLDRLQLPLMVPPKENEEKLSTAFTVSVDAKYGTTTGVSAHDRAKTVLALASADSKPEDFNRPGHIFPLKYREGGVLKRAGHTEASVDLAVLAGLDPVAVLCEIVDDDGSMARLPRLRQFAEAENLKIVSIADLIRYRRKREKLVDLAAAAPIPTTWGPFKAYCFKSVLDGIEHIAMVKGDIGDGKDVLVRVHSECLTGDIFGSARCDCGKQLALAMNQIEQAGRGVLVYLRGHEGRGIGLGHKLRAYILQDDGHDTVEANEELGLPVDSREYGIGAQILRDLGVRTMKLMTNNPAKYVGLKGYGLAISGRVPLLAPITRENKRYLETKRVKLGHIYDSNDDANGHVNSSEVDRTSHDELRDNTD